From the genome of Papaver somniferum cultivar HN1 chromosome 2, ASM357369v1, whole genome shotgun sequence, one region includes:
- the LOC113348999 gene encoding probable sugar phosphate/phosphate translocator At2g25520 — protein sequence MGKGSSSEMSEGVVKKILISYAYVGIWIFLSFTVIVYNKYILDKKMFNWPFPISLTMIHMGFCSSLAFILVRVLKLVEPVSMSRELYISSVVPIGALYSLSLWFSNSAYIYLSVSFIQMLKALMPVAVYSIGVLFKKETFKSETMANMLSISFGVAIAAYGEAKFDTWGVILQLAAVAFEATRLVLIQILLTSKGITLNPITSLYYVAPCCLVFLFVPWVVVEFPVLRDTSSFHFDWAIFGTNSFCAFALNLAVFLLVGKTSALTMNVAGVVKDWLLIGFSWSVIRDTVTPINLVGYGLAFLGVCYYNAVKLKALKAKEGQKKPPPEDEEAGKLLDERDGERVPGKTDS from the coding sequence atggggAAAGGATCTTCATCTGAAATGAGTGAAGGTGTAGTGAAGAAGATCTTAATATCATACGCTTACGTTGGAATATGGATCTTTCTCAGTTTCACTGTAATTGTTTACAACAAATACATTCTAGACAAGAAGATGTTCAACTGGCCATTTCCAATATCTCTCACAATGATTCACATGGGTTTTTGTTCTTCCCTAGCTTTCATTCTTGTTCGTGTTTTGAAATTAGTTGAACCAGTTTCAATGTCAAGGGAACTCTACATTTCATCTGTGGTACCAATTGGTGCTCTTTATTCACTTTCATTATGGTTCTCAAATTCTGCTTATATCTATTTGTCGGTTTCATTTATACAAATGTTGAAAGCTTTAATGCCTGTTGCTGTTTACTCAATTGGTGTTCTTTTCAAGAAGGAAACTTTTAAAAGTGAAACAATGGCTAATATGCTTTCAATTTCATTTGGTGTTGCAATTGCTGCTTATGGCGAGGCGAAATTCGATACATGGGGTGTGATTTTACAACTTGCTGCTGTTGCATTTGAAGCTACtagattggttttgattcagATCTTGTTAACTTCAAAGGGTATAACTTTAAATCCAATTACATCTCTTTATTATGTTGCACCTTGTTGTTTGGTATTCTTGTTTGTTCCTTGGGTAGTTGTGGAATTTCCTGTTTTGAGAGACACTTCTAGTTTTCATTTCGATTGGGCGATTTTCGGTACGAATTCTTTTTGTGCATTTGCTTTGAATCTTGCCGTGTTTTTGCTCGTGGGGAAAACTTCTGCACTTACTATGAATGTAGCTGGAGTTGTCAAGGATTGGTTGTTGATTGGGTTTTCGTGGTCAGTGATTAGAGATACAGTGACACCCATAAATTTGGTTGGTTATGGACTTGCATTTTTGGGtgtttgttattataatgctGTGAAATTGAAAGCTCTAAAAGCGAAAGAAGGACAGAAGAAGCCTCCACCTGAGGATGAGGAGGCTGGGAAGTTGTTGGATGAAAGAGATGGAGAGAGAGTTCCAGGGAAGACCGATTCTTAA